The following nucleotide sequence is from Fastidiosipila sp..
CGAAGAGCGTGCCGCGGTCGCGGGACAAATTCAGGCCATTCAAAAGACCGGCTACGTGGATGGCGCCTTCGGGGCTGATGCCGCGCGCTGTCACGCCCCCGGGGATGACAGGACTGTTGTAAAAGGTCATCATGGTCGCCGCCAGGAGCTGCTGGACATTTTCTTCCGGGACCAGGGCCGACAAAGGCGGGACCAGCATGACACCCGAAGTGTTGATCCAGCCTGTCTTCAGATCAGGCAGCTTGACCCGGAGCAGGTCGCCGTTGCGGTAATCGGCGTAGAGGATGGTCCCCATGGGTGCCTCCACCAGCAGCGAACCCGAGCGGGCATGGCTCATGACCCGCTTGAAAGGCACGCGCACCATGACTCTGGCCACACTGCCCTCTGGTGAGATGGACCAGGTATCAGCTGAAAGATGGGATCGCCTGATGTAGCCCTCCACTCCGTCATCCAGGCGGACCCGGATAAAAGCCCTGTCCCGGGTATCCAGCATGGTCACGTGCTCGTTGAGGAGGGCCTCGGTCACCCGCAGGCTGGCAACGTCCGGCAAAGAGAAGACGGGCGCCGCGGATGCGCTTACCACGGCCGTATCCCTGGCGTGCAGGTATTGGTCCCAGCCTGGCGGCAGCGTTTCCTGGGCCGGGGGCGTGACATCAAAGTCGAAGGTCTTTTCAGAGATTTGCGGGACAACAAAAAACAGGCCTGCCATGATGAGGGTAAAGACCAGGCCGGCAATCAGCCAGGGAGGAATCCGCCGTTTCCTTTTGCTGAGAAAAACCTGCCGGCTTTTCTTTTTTTCCTCCAGGGGGGATTGCGACGCCCCCTGATCCGGGGGGATGCCCCGCCTGATTTCAATCTTTGGCGGCCCGGCACGCTTGTTTTCCCCGTCAGTCATCTTCCGCCTCCCCTTTCAGGCCAGGAACTGTATCCAAGATACAGAAGGCGAGGGCGTACTCATTTTCATGTGAGATGCTGAGTGACAGCGACCGGCCGCCCCTCTTTTGATAGAGCGCCCGGGCGGCGCTGTGCAGGGTTACTTCCGGTGCGCCGTCCCTGCCGCTCCGGATCTCGATATCCCGAAAGCGGACTCCTTCCCGGCCAATACCGGTTCCCAGTGCCTTGGAGACGGCTTCCTTGGCAGCAAAACGGCCCGCCAGCCTCCGCGGGTCACCACAACAGACAGCTAATTCCTCTTCCGTGAAGATGCGGCCGAGAAAGCGGCTACCATGCTTTGCCATGACCCGTTCGAAACGTTTGACCGAAATGAGATCAACTCCGGTGCGCATAAGATTCCATTAAGGTATCTGGTGTTTTTTCCGCAGCCGCAAATCATCGCCGATGAAGGCATACTTGAGGAAGTTGCCGTTGAGACGGCTGGCGATGCGGCGGTCATAAAGGCGGGAAAAATCGGCCACCTCGATGTTGGAGGCGATGATGGTGGCAAGTTTGCGGTGCTGGCGCGCGTCAAGCAGGAGGATCAGCTGGGCATAGGTGTCGGGCGTTACCGGCTCCGTTCCCAGGTCATCAATCAGCAAAAGCTCCCAGGTCTGGAGGGCCTTGAAAAGCAGGGAGGTCTCTTCCAGGAGCTCAGGGTCGGGCCGGTAGGAGGCTTTTTGCCTTTTGTGCCGGGTGATCAAATCGAAAAGATTGGGGGCTGTCATGTAGACAACCGATTTGCCCTCATCCATCAGCCGGTGGCCAATGCACTGCATGAGGAAGGTCTTGCCGGTTCCCGGCGCTCCCGAGAAGAACAGGTTCCGGTCACGCAGGCGGTTGAAATGACCCGTGTAGAGCTGGGCCATCTGCAGGTAATCCGCCATCTGTTCCCGGGCCGAAACCCGGGTATCGCCGCACTTGAGCTTCTCATTGCTGAAGAGGTTGAGGTTGAAGCTGGCGAAGGTGTGGCTTTCGTCCATGACATCGGGGAAATAGGCGGGCAGAATCTCCTGGATAATCTGCCTGCGGCACCGGCACCAGTCCCCGTCCGCCCGGCCGGTATCATTGCAGGCACGGCAGACATAAGCCGGCTGATCGTAACCGTCGGCAATGCTGTGCCGCTTTAAAAAAGAAAGCCGCTCTTTTTCGAGGAGGGCAAAAGCCTCTGCTCCCGATCCGGCCGGTCCCCGCTCCTGACCCACCACAGCCAGGAGCTGATTCAGCCCGGCCTCCCTGAGCTGCCTGTCAAGCTCCTCCAGCCGGGGAAAACGGGCATAGAGCTGCTCCACCCGCTCATCCCGTACCTTGAAAGCCTCATTGCGCCTCCGCTCATAGATACGGATCACGTCATCGTTGATTCTCTGGGTCAGGCTTTTCATGCTTCCAATCCGTCTTCCGGCTCCTCCGGGTTGATGCGGGGCATCCGCGTATCATAGCCCGCCTCGCTGCCCAAAGCGCGTTCTTCGCCCTCCCTGAAATTGCCGCGGTTATCCCTGACCGGTACCTGTTTGCTCCTGGCCCGCGCTGCATCGCTTTGCCGGTCTTTCTCATGCTTTCTGACTTCATCAAGGGTGGTCAGCCCGGACTCATGCCAATCTTTCAGGACGGCCGTCACAAAACGGATACTGGGTTTGGATGCCCCCCGCGTCTTCGAGAGCGCCTCGTCAATGATCTCCCGGTCATAGCCGAATTCATCGATCCACATATCAATGTCTTTCAGGTCGTATTCCGTCAAGAGGCGGCGCAGCTTCTTGCCCACGTAGGCCTTGATCTTGTTTTTCTCGAGAAAGCGGGCGTAGTAGACAGACAACTGGTCATAGGTGCGGACCCCTGCCGCCGCCCAGTCCTCAGCGATCCGGTTGGCATAGCCGGGACCGTCCAGCCTGTTGTTGTTGGCGGCCTCCTGAAAGAGGGCGTAGACCACTTCCGGTTCAAAGCCATAGGCCTCAAACCATCGGTCAATCTGGTCATACCACATAAAGGTCATGATCCCCTGGAAAAAGGTCATTTTGATCAGGTTAACCATCCGTTCCCGCTCCTGGTTCAGGTTCTCACGTTCAGTGATCTCACTGGGCAGGGAGGAGGCGATGGGCCGGTATCTTTTTTGCAATTCAAGCATCTTGAGATCGGTGATTGAAATATCGGTATCCCCGACAATAATCAGATGCATGCGCTGGAGTTCAAGCAGGGATTCATCAACGGCCTCTTCCGAGATCCCCAGCCGGTCGGCGATGTCAGCCCGGGTGGCATCACGCGATCCGTAGGCGGATACGCTGTTCAGAAAGAGATAGCACTTGACCGCGTTGCCGCTCAATTTCGGCATCATGTCATGAATGAATAAATCAGGGACAGGCGTGTCGCTGAACATGATCGAATGATCTTCCTTGATACGCAAAGCAGGCACCCCTCTCTTACGACCGTCGTGCCTTCTCATCTTAGCAGACTCCGGTCAAGTGACAGGGGGAGAACCTGCAGGTTCCCCCCCGACTTGCCATGAATTACGGACAGCTAGTCCGCCTCTGCCATGCGAAGATAGGCCTGGTAGCGCTCATCCGCGGCCTGGCGGGCGCGCTCGAAGATCTCATTCACCTTATCTTCAGAATACTTTTTGTAAAGTGATGTGTAGCGGACCTCCCGCTCCAGGAATTCTCTGTAATCCCGGGTCGGCGGCTTGGAGTCCAGGACGAAGGGATTCTTGACCGGATCCTCGGCCCTGAGCGCCGGGTTATAGCGCCACAGATGCCAGTATCCCGTCTCGACCGCGTCCTTTTCCCGTTGCTGTGACAGGGCCAGGCCGCCCCGGATCCCGTGATTGATGCAGGGCGAGTAGGCGATGACCAGGGAGGGGCCATTCCAGGCCTCCGCTTCGCGGAGCGCCCGCAGGGTCTGCGCCTGGCTGGCGCCCATGGCAATCTGGGCGACATAGACATAGCCGTAGGCAACGGCCATCATGCCCAGATCTTTTTTCTTGAGCGGTTTGCCGCCCGCGGCGAACTGTGCGACCGCGCCCAGCTGGGTCGCCTTGGAAGCCTGCCCGCCCGTATTGGAATAGACTTCCGTATCCAGAACCAGGACATTGACATCCTCGCCGGAAGCCAGGACATGATCCAGGCCGCCGTAGCCGATGTCGTAGGCCCAGCCGTCACCCCCGATAATCCAGGTGGAGCGCAGCATGAGATAGTCCTTGAGCTCCAGGATCCGGTCGCGAAGCGCTGCACTTTTTCCGGACAATTCGGCTTCAGTCAGGGCGAAGATCAGCTTGGCAGCAATGCCCCGGGCCCCGTCCTTGACGTCCTTATTCTCGAACCAGTCTTCCAGGGACTGGCGCAAACCCGCGGGGAGATCCTTGCTTCCCAGCAAAGTCTCCAGGTAGCCGGTCACCCGGTCGCGGATCTGCTTGACGCCCAGGTGCATGCCCATACCGTATTCCGCATTGTCCTCAAAAAGCGAGTTGGCCCAGGAGGGCCCGAAGCCCTCGTCATTGACGCAGTAGGGCATGGAGGGGGCGGAACCTCCCCATATGGAGGAACAGCCGGTCGCGTTGGCGATCATCATGCGGTCGCCGAAGAGCTGGGTTGTCAGGC
It contains:
- a CDS encoding SH3 domain-containing protein gives rise to the protein MTDGENKRAGPPKIEIRRGIPPDQGASQSPLEEKKKSRQVFLSKRKRRIPPWLIAGLVFTLIMAGLFFVVPQISEKTFDFDVTPPAQETLPPGWDQYLHARDTAVVSASAAPVFSLPDVASLRVTEALLNEHVTMLDTRDRAFIRVRLDDGVEGYIRRSHLSADTWSISPEGSVARVMVRVPFKRVMSHARSGSLLVEAPMGTILYADYRNGDLLRVKLPDLKTGWINTSGVMLVPPLSALVPEENVQQLLAATMMTFYNSPVIPGGVTARGISPEGAIHVAGLLNGLNLSRDRGTLFGEGLPVELAKTEEGEPDLKSMEEGDVVFFHSKSDPDSLVTVGMRVADDQLLIGLPGRSTLRLLDIESSGARELVKRIKGVRRYAPES
- the acpS gene encoding holo-ACP synthase, which codes for MRTGVDLISVKRFERVMAKHGSRFLGRIFTEEELAVCCGDPRRLAGRFAAKEAVSKALGTGIGREGVRFRDIEIRSGRDGAPEVTLHSAARALYQKRGGRSLSLSISHENEYALAFCILDTVPGLKGEAEDD
- a CDS encoding ATP-binding protein, with the translated sequence MKSLTQRINDDVIRIYERRRNEAFKVRDERVEQLYARFPRLEELDRQLREAGLNQLLAVVGQERGPAGSGAEAFALLEKERLSFLKRHSIADGYDQPAYVCRACNDTGRADGDWCRCRRQIIQEILPAYFPDVMDESHTFASFNLNLFSNEKLKCGDTRVSAREQMADYLQMAQLYTGHFNRLRDRNLFFSGAPGTGKTFLMQCIGHRLMDEGKSVVYMTAPNLFDLITRHKRQKASYRPDPELLEETSLLFKALQTWELLLIDDLGTEPVTPDTYAQLILLLDARQHRKLATIIASNIEVADFSRLYDRRIASRLNGNFLKYAFIGDDLRLRKKHQIP
- a CDS encoding DnaD domain protein, whose translation is MRRHDGRKRGVPALRIKEDHSIMFSDTPVPDLFIHDMMPKLSGNAVKCYLFLNSVSAYGSRDATRADIADRLGISEEAVDESLLELQRMHLIIVGDTDISITDLKMLELQKRYRPIASSLPSEITERENLNQERERMVNLIKMTFFQGIMTFMWYDQIDRWFEAYGFEPEVVYALFQEAANNNRLDGPGYANRIAEDWAAAGVRTYDQLSVYYARFLEKNKIKAYVGKKLRRLLTEYDLKDIDMWIDEFGYDREIIDEALSKTRGASKPSIRFVTAVLKDWHESGLTTLDEVRKHEKDRQSDAARARSKQVPVRDNRGNFREGEERALGSEAGYDTRMPRINPEEPEDGLEA